Proteins encoded within one genomic window of Candidatus Kryptoniota bacterium:
- the lexA gene encoding transcriptional repressor LexA: MARGLTKRQGEALEFIRRYIQDHSKPPTFRELGEQMGISSTRAVSDLLKALERKGYIEREAGRSRGINLPKTEMTNPDLPPSIKTIPFVSRIESREVIFSNIVDVLHFDAKILPEGELFGVKVSDDAMNFVGLFKGDYVVCRRVLQPEQNSMVLGSAAGVLIVRFYEFANGKIHLKPSNKSYQILSFSPDDRQFFVAGEVVLTFRKTK, from the coding sequence ATGGCAAGAGGTCTTACTAAGAGGCAGGGCGAGGCTCTCGAATTTATCCGGCGTTACATCCAGGACCATTCTAAGCCCCCTACGTTCCGCGAATTGGGGGAACAAATGGGTATTAGTTCGACGCGCGCGGTGAGCGACCTTCTCAAAGCACTCGAGCGGAAAGGGTATATAGAAAGGGAAGCCGGCAGATCACGGGGAATAAACCTTCCCAAAACTGAAATGACAAACCCCGATCTCCCTCCTTCAATCAAGACAATCCCATTCGTATCGCGAATCGAATCGAGGGAGGTCATTTTTTCGAACATTGTAGACGTTCTTCACTTCGATGCGAAAATTCTCCCTGAGGGCGAACTTTTTGGCGTGAAAGTATCCGACGACGCAATGAATTTCGTAGGTCTGTTTAAGGGAGACTACGTCGTGTGCCGGAGGGTATTGCAACCTGAGCAGAATTCGATGGTGCTCGGAAGTGCGGCGGGAGTGCTGATCGTCAGGTTTTACGAATTTGCGAACGGCAAAATCCATCTCAAGCCATCAAACAAATCTTACCAGATCCTCAGCTTCTCGCCGGACGACAGACAATTCTTTGTCGCCGGTGAAGTCGTCCTCACCTTTCGAAAAACTAAATAA
- the acs gene encoding acetate--CoA ligase, whose translation MAGKGHQGLEDSAKNDGLHGEVYYPSAEIRAQANIADPESVHKEAEEDLEGYWARRAGELEWYKKWDKVLDDSKKPFYKWFVGGKTNIVLNALDRHVKTWRRNKLALIWEGENGEVRTFSYHALNREVCRFANVLRSMGVRKGDRVTIYMPRIPETVIAMLATVKIGGIHSVVYGGFSVEALHGRIEDSESHIVVTADGGYMNGKVVELKKIVDEALKRTAIPETVIVVKHTGKEVPMEAGRDYWYHELMNLPLTRNGGNCQTEEMDAEDPLYILYTSGTTGKPKAVLHTHGGYMVGTYSTLKDVFDLKEEDRWWCTADPGWVTGHSYIVYAPLIAGATSFMYEGAPTFPYPDRWWTMIEKYGITVFYGTPTAIRGLMRYGEAWPNRHDLSSLRLLGSVGEPINPEAWRWFHRVIGKERCPIMDTWWQTETGMFMIAPTPVTPLKPGSGTKPYFGVHADVVDETGTPVKPGEEGYLVIKRPWPAMLRTIYKDPDRYVNTYWSKFPGCYFVGDSARKDEDGYFWIIGRVDDVIKVSGYRLGTAELESALVSHHAVAEAAVIGLPHEIKGIAIYAYVILKAGFEGNDTLAEELRQHVAHEMGPIAKPEKITFVPILPKTRSGKIMRRVLKARALGMPEGDLSTLEE comes from the coding sequence ATGGCTGGAAAGGGACATCAAGGCCTTGAAGATTCGGCAAAAAACGATGGTCTGCACGGAGAAGTATACTATCCTTCTGCTGAAATAAGGGCTCAGGCAAACATAGCTGATCCTGAATCTGTGCACAAAGAAGCCGAAGAAGACCTTGAAGGCTATTGGGCCCGGAGAGCCGGAGAACTTGAGTGGTATAAGAAGTGGGACAAGGTACTCGACGATTCGAAGAAGCCGTTCTACAAATGGTTCGTCGGTGGAAAAACGAATATCGTTCTGAATGCTCTCGACAGACATGTAAAGACCTGGCGAAGAAACAAGCTGGCATTGATCTGGGAAGGTGAGAACGGTGAGGTTCGGACCTTCTCTTATCACGCTCTGAACAGAGAAGTCTGCCGGTTCGCAAACGTGCTGAGAAGCATGGGGGTCCGCAAGGGAGACAGAGTGACCATTTATATGCCGAGAATACCTGAGACTGTCATCGCAATGCTCGCGACTGTGAAGATTGGAGGGATCCATTCCGTAGTATACGGTGGCTTCTCTGTTGAGGCTCTTCACGGGAGAATTGAAGACAGCGAGTCACATATCGTAGTGACGGCTGATGGCGGCTATATGAATGGCAAGGTCGTCGAATTGAAGAAGATAGTCGACGAAGCGCTGAAAAGGACAGCGATTCCGGAAACCGTTATTGTCGTCAAACATACCGGGAAAGAAGTTCCGATGGAAGCCGGTAGAGACTACTGGTATCACGAGTTGATGAATCTCCCTTTAACTCGCAACGGAGGTAATTGCCAAACCGAAGAAATGGATGCGGAAGATCCGCTCTACATTCTTTATACTTCCGGCACGACCGGGAAACCGAAGGCAGTCCTTCATACACACGGCGGATATATGGTCGGTACGTATTCAACTCTGAAAGATGTTTTCGATTTAAAAGAAGAGGACAGATGGTGGTGCACCGCAGATCCGGGTTGGGTCACCGGTCATTCATACATTGTGTATGCTCCTCTCATTGCTGGTGCGACTTCATTTATGTACGAAGGAGCTCCGACTTTTCCGTATCCCGACAGGTGGTGGACCATGATAGAGAAATACGGCATCACGGTTTTCTATGGGACTCCGACGGCCATCCGTGGTCTAATGCGATATGGGGAAGCATGGCCCAACAGGCACGACCTTTCGTCGCTCAGGCTTCTCGGATCTGTGGGTGAGCCGATAAATCCCGAGGCGTGGCGCTGGTTCCACAGGGTCATCGGAAAAGAAAGATGTCCTATCATGGATACCTGGTGGCAAACCGAAACAGGTATGTTCATGATCGCGCCGACTCCTGTGACGCCGCTTAAGCCGGGCTCGGGGACGAAACCATATTTTGGAGTGCATGCGGATGTGGTCGACGAGACAGGCACACCTGTGAAACCCGGCGAGGAGGGTTACCTTGTTATAAAGCGACCATGGCCCGCAATGCTCCGCACTATTTATAAAGATCCGGATCGCTACGTCAACACGTATTGGAGTAAGTTCCCCGGATGCTATTTTGTCGGCGACTCTGCTCGAAAAGACGAAGACGGTTATTTCTGGATAATCGGAAGAGTGGACGACGTTATAAAAGTCAGTGGCTACAGACTTGGCACGGCTGAGTTAGAATCAGCTCTGGTCAGTCATCATGCAGTCGCCGAGGCGGCCGTTATCGGATTGCCACACGAGATAAAGGGTATCGCAATTTACGCATACGTCATCCTCAAAGCGGGGTTCGAAGGAAACGATACGCTCGCAGAGGAGCTCAGACAGCATGTCGCGCATGAAATGGGCCCGATAGCGAAGCCCGAAAAGATTACGTTTGTCCCGATTTTGCCGAAGACCAGAAGCGGGAAAATCATGAGGCGTGTCCTAAAAGCTCGCGCGCTCGGAATGCCTGAAGGCGACCTGAGCACTCTGGAGGAATGA
- a CDS encoding 4Fe-4S dicluster domain-containing protein yields MNTTLKLKAKNLQQLLNALRSDGYTTIAPTIHDGAIVYDRVDSIDMLPIGWSDEQEPASYRLKKHKDETYFDFGPAPQSWKRFLYPPMKKLFSIVRNGKSLTAVPEKDPTMKYAFIGVRACELSAILIQDKILVDGPYADNAYTDARKNLFTVAINCTRPGGTCFCASMKSGPKVKSGFDLALTEMSAGKEHYFIMQVGTELGSRIAGMVETTPATDEEVGAADALIMRAESEMKKSVETEGLQALLSENLDHPQFDNVAGRCLLCGNCTLVCPTCFCSTIEDSTDLFGHVATRTRRWDSCFTMDFAKVAGGNYRISPKSRYRQWLTHKFSTWVGQYGMFGCVGCGRCITWCPVGIDVTAEIRSIRGAQTQQRKGD; encoded by the coding sequence ATGAATACGACTCTCAAGTTAAAAGCTAAGAATCTTCAACAGCTTCTGAATGCTCTCCGGTCTGATGGTTACACCACAATTGCTCCTACCATTCATGACGGGGCCATTGTTTATGATCGGGTGGATTCGATCGATATGCTCCCTATCGGTTGGAGCGACGAACAGGAGCCGGCATCGTATCGACTGAAGAAGCACAAGGACGAAACTTATTTCGATTTCGGGCCGGCTCCTCAGTCCTGGAAGCGATTTCTATACCCGCCGATGAAGAAATTATTTTCGATCGTGAGGAACGGAAAATCGCTGACCGCGGTCCCCGAGAAGGACCCAACAATGAAGTACGCGTTCATTGGAGTACGTGCATGCGAGTTGAGCGCCATTCTGATTCAGGACAAAATCCTAGTCGATGGACCATACGCGGACAACGCCTACACAGATGCCAGAAAGAACCTTTTCACCGTAGCAATTAACTGTACAAGGCCTGGCGGGACTTGTTTCTGCGCGTCGATGAAGAGCGGACCGAAAGTCAAGTCGGGTTTTGATCTTGCGTTGACAGAAATGTCCGCAGGAAAAGAACACTACTTCATCATGCAAGTTGGAACCGAACTCGGATCAAGGATCGCAGGGATGGTCGAGACGACACCGGCCACCGATGAGGAGGTTGGGGCGGCGGATGCTTTGATCATGCGGGCAGAGAGCGAGATGAAGAAATCCGTCGAGACGGAAGGTTTGCAGGCGCTTCTATCCGAGAACTTGGATCATCCGCAATTTGACAATGTCGCGGGAAGATGTCTTCTGTGCGGAAACTGCACGTTGGTTTGTCCCACCTGTTTCTGTTCTACGATAGAGGATTCAACCGATTTGTTCGGTCATGTCGCCACAAGAACGAGGAGATGGGATTCATGTTTCACGATGGATTTCGCGAAAGTTGCGGGCGGGAATTATCGAATCAGCCCGAAGTCCAGATACAGGCAATGGCTGACACACAAATTTTCCACCTGGGTGGGGCAGTATGGCATGTTCGGTTGCGTCGGCTGCGGTCGATGCATAACCTGGTGTCCGGTGGGCATCGATGTGACAGCTGAGATACGATCAATAAGAGGTGCACAAACCCAACAAAGAAAAGGAGATTGA
- a CDS encoding cyclic nucleotide-binding domain-containing protein codes for MQVQDLSTSLTSHPFLEDMDEELIQTLTSCASNVVFQEGTYLFHEDEDARIFYLIRSGRVALEVQAGEKGRVRIQTLGPGEVIGWSWLISPYRWHFDAFALEKVHSFMLDATCLRAKCETDCRFGYEILRRFTEVLQRRLEATRLQLLDVYGSTKI; via the coding sequence ATGCAGGTTCAGGACCTATCCACCTCTCTGACAAGTCATCCGTTTCTCGAAGATATGGATGAAGAGCTGATTCAAACGCTTACCTCCTGCGCTTCCAACGTCGTCTTTCAGGAGGGTACGTACCTGTTCCATGAAGACGAGGACGCGAGGATCTTCTACTTGATCCGGAGCGGAAGAGTGGCGCTTGAAGTTCAGGCCGGGGAAAAAGGACGCGTAAGGATTCAAACCCTCGGACCCGGAGAAGTAATAGGCTGGTCTTGGCTTATCTCTCCCTACCGCTGGCATTTCGACGCGTTCGCTCTCGAAAAAGTTCACAGCTTCATGCTCGACGCGACATGTCTGAGGGCAAAATGCGAAACCGATTGTCGCTTCGGCTACGAAATACTTCGCCGGTTCACTGAGGTTCTTCAACGCCGGTTGGAAGCCACCAGGTTGCAGTTACTCGACGTTTACGGATCAACCAAGATATAA
- a CDS encoding FAD/NAD(P)-binding protein produces the protein MLETLTNSEPICENRMVPALATIRRVIWETDDTFTLMIDSPELNGDGLKFTAGQFNMVYAFGVGESAISISSDPAKPSLLAHTIHRVGTVTTAMSRMKRGDIIGIRGPFGSSWPLEQAAGRDICIAAGGIGLAPLRPVIYSLKRRREEFGRIIILYGARSPLDLLYRVELEEWSKLPNTDVIVTVDRGDSSWKGYIGVVTTLFSYIKMDSRATIAMVCGPEVMMKYTIEELQRRGIQKEQIYISMERNMKCGIGLCGHCQFGPDFICKDGPVFQLPRVNSLLEKKEI, from the coding sequence ATGCTTGAAACACTTACGAACTCCGAACCCATCTGCGAAAACCGAATGGTTCCTGCGCTGGCGACGATCCGGCGCGTGATCTGGGAGACCGATGATACGTTTACTCTCATGATCGATTCACCCGAGTTGAACGGGGACGGACTTAAGTTCACGGCCGGACAGTTCAACATGGTCTACGCGTTCGGAGTCGGCGAGTCCGCAATTTCGATAAGCTCGGATCCTGCGAAGCCAAGTCTTCTTGCTCACACAATCCACCGTGTCGGCACGGTGACGACGGCCATGTCGAGAATGAAGCGCGGCGACATAATCGGCATCCGAGGACCGTTCGGATCGTCGTGGCCACTTGAGCAGGCGGCCGGCAGAGACATATGTATCGCGGCCGGCGGTATCGGGCTCGCGCCGCTGAGGCCTGTGATTTACTCTCTCAAAAGGAGAAGAGAAGAGTTCGGAAGGATAATAATTCTCTACGGCGCCAGAAGCCCGCTTGATCTACTGTACCGGGTTGAACTCGAGGAATGGAGCAAGCTTCCGAACACCGACGTGATCGTTACGGTAGATCGAGGCGACTCGAGCTGGAAGGGTTACATAGGCGTGGTGACCACCTTGTTCTCTTACATAAAGATGGATTCAAGAGCGACCATAGCAATGGTATGCGGACCAGAAGTGATGATGAAATATACCATCGAGGAACTTCAACGCAGAGGAATTCAGAAGGAACAGATTTACATCTCTATGGAGAGAAATATGAAATGCGGCATCGGACTCTGCGGACATTGTCAGTTTGGGCCGGATTTCATCTGCAAGGACGGTCCTGTATTTCAGCTGCCGAGAGTCAACTCACTACTCGAGAAGAAGGAAATTTGA
- a CDS encoding oxidoreductase, producing MPKAKKDGRPKVAVFKFASCDGCQLSLLDAEDYLLSVVEAIDIAYFPEASRRMLKGPYDIGIVEGSITTPNDVEHIRAIRKSCGVLITIGACATAGGIQALRNWKDIKDFIHIVYASPEYISTLDRSLPIGSFVHVDFELRGCPINKFQLLEVVNAFLNNRKPNIHTSSVCIDCKLKGNTCVMVAHGTACLGPVTQAGCDAICPTYDRGCYGCYGPMESPNTSSLAERFKELNLTNHDISLAFRTFNAYADAFRRESEAHEK from the coding sequence ATGCCAAAGGCCAAAAAAGATGGAAGACCGAAAGTAGCAGTCTTCAAATTCGCTTCATGCGACGGGTGCCAGTTGTCGCTTCTGGATGCCGAAGACTATCTTCTGTCCGTCGTGGAGGCGATTGATATCGCATATTTTCCCGAAGCGAGTCGACGGATGCTGAAGGGGCCTTACGATATCGGAATTGTAGAGGGTAGTATTACGACGCCGAACGACGTGGAACACATCAGGGCGATCAGAAAATCGTGCGGGGTATTGATTACGATCGGGGCATGTGCCACCGCCGGAGGCATCCAAGCCCTCAGAAACTGGAAAGACATCAAAGATTTTATCCACATCGTCTATGCCTCACCGGAATACATTTCGACTCTCGACAGATCACTCCCGATCGGTTCTTTCGTTCATGTGGACTTCGAACTCCGCGGGTGTCCCATAAATAAGTTTCAACTCCTTGAAGTCGTGAATGCGTTCCTTAACAACAGGAAACCCAATATTCATACATCCAGCGTATGCATCGACTGCAAGTTGAAAGGGAACACATGCGTTATGGTAGCTCACGGGACGGCATGTTTGGGACCGGTCACACAAGCGGGGTGCGATGCAATTTGTCCGACCTATGACCGCGGATGCTACGGCTGCTACGGACCGATGGAATCGCCGAACACTTCTTCACTTGCCGAGCGTTTCAAGGAACTCAATCTCACAAATCACGACATCTCGCTGGCTTTCCGAACGTTCAACGCATACGCGGACGCATTCCGAAGAGAGAGTGAAGCCCATGAAAAGTAA
- a CDS encoding Ni/Fe hydrogenase subunit alpha — protein sequence MKSKILKVDYLARVEGEVSLSVKTHNGKVDDVKFKVFEPPRFFEAFLRGRKFSEAPDITARICGICPVAYQMSSVHAMENAFGVKVEGQLRELRRLLYCGEWIESHALHVYMLHAPDFLGYDDAIQLAKVNGDAVKRGLRIKKTGNDIVIALGGREIHPINVRVGGFYRVPQRKELLPLLDDLKRARDESYETVLWAASLPFPDFEYDYEFVALRHPTEYPFNEGRIVSNDGLDIDIREYELIFQENYASYSNALQSSRKGKGAYLVGPLARYNLNFDKLTPLAKKAAKEAKAVPPIRNHFKSIIVRSVETLFACEEAIRIIENYEPPEKPAVQFEVRAGFGFGCTEAPRGILYHRYFVGEDGLIKDAKIVPPTSQNQKMIETDLKNFVTANFKLQKQELTLKCEQLVRNYDPCISCATHFLKLETIED from the coding sequence ATGAAAAGTAAGATCCTTAAAGTTGATTATCTCGCCCGGGTCGAGGGCGAGGTCTCCCTGAGCGTCAAGACCCACAACGGGAAGGTGGACGATGTCAAGTTTAAAGTTTTCGAGCCTCCCAGGTTTTTCGAGGCTTTCCTGCGTGGGAGGAAATTCTCGGAAGCGCCCGACATCACCGCAAGAATCTGTGGTATTTGTCCCGTTGCGTACCAGATGAGTTCAGTACACGCGATGGAGAATGCTTTCGGCGTAAAGGTCGAAGGTCAATTGCGTGAATTGCGGCGACTTCTGTACTGCGGCGAGTGGATCGAGAGTCATGCGCTGCACGTCTACATGCTTCACGCGCCCGATTTCCTCGGATACGACGATGCCATACAGCTTGCCAAGGTAAACGGCGACGCGGTAAAAAGAGGTCTCCGGATAAAGAAGACCGGGAACGACATTGTCATCGCGCTCGGGGGAAGAGAGATCCACCCGATAAACGTCAGGGTTGGAGGATTCTACCGTGTTCCGCAAAGAAAAGAACTCCTTCCTCTTCTTGATGATTTGAAACGCGCAAGAGACGAATCTTACGAGACGGTTCTCTGGGCTGCGTCACTCCCCTTCCCGGATTTTGAGTACGATTATGAATTCGTCGCACTCCGTCACCCTACCGAGTATCCTTTCAACGAGGGAAGGATCGTATCGAATGATGGGCTCGATATTGACATAAGAGAATACGAATTAATTTTCCAGGAGAACTACGCGTCATATTCCAACGCGCTTCAGTCGAGCAGGAAAGGAAAAGGTGCATACCTCGTCGGTCCTCTGGCAAGATACAACCTGAACTTCGACAAGCTTACCCCGTTGGCGAAGAAAGCGGCCAAGGAGGCGAAGGCAGTTCCCCCCATCCGAAATCATTTCAAAAGCATCATAGTCAGGTCAGTCGAGACACTTTTTGCATGCGAGGAAGCGATAAGGATAATCGAAAACTATGAACCTCCCGAAAAACCGGCGGTGCAATTTGAGGTAAGAGCCGGGTTCGGGTTCGGATGCACTGAGGCGCCGCGCGGAATTCTCTACCACAGGTATTTCGTAGGTGAAGACGGCCTGATCAAAGATGCGAAGATCGTGCCGCCGACATCGCAGAACCAGAAGATGATCGAGACCGATCTCAAGAATTTCGTAACTGCAAACTTCAAATTGCAGAAACAGGAGTTAACGCTCAAGTGCGAGCAGCTCGTAAGGAATTACGATCCCTGCATTTCGTGTGCCACACATTTCCTGAAACTTGAGACGATAGAAGATTAG
- a CDS encoding hydrogenase maturation protease, whose translation MGKISAPSPEFGSNALSVKRYSSLTVVGIGNDLRSDDAVGLMVLRELKHLLPPEVKAAELTDDQLGLIDLMQPDQIIIIIDAVRSSSPVGTIFRLNAASEPIPKNFFSFSTHSIDTVQAIEMARAMGRLPECVIVYGIAGRDFSFSSQQSPEVIDAAEVVRSRILEDIRLISAECRSESGI comes from the coding sequence ATGGGGAAGATTTCGGCTCCGTCGCCAGAGTTCGGCTCGAACGCCCTAAGTGTAAAGCGATATTCATCCTTGACTGTCGTTGGCATCGGAAACGACCTGCGAAGCGATGACGCCGTCGGTTTGATGGTCCTCAGAGAATTGAAACACCTCCTTCCGCCGGAAGTGAAGGCTGCAGAACTCACGGACGATCAGCTGGGACTGATCGACCTTATGCAGCCCGACCAAATTATCATTATCATTGATGCTGTGAGATCGTCGTCGCCCGTTGGAACGATCTTCAGACTAAACGCGGCAAGCGAACCTATCCCGAAGAATTTCTTCTCATTCTCGACGCACAGCATCGATACCGTCCAGGCCATTGAGATGGCGCGGGCGATGGGCAGACTCCCCGAGTGTGTGATAGTCTACGGAATAGCAGGAAGAGATTTTTCATTCAGTTCACAGCAGTCGCCGGAAGTAATCGATGCTGCGGAAGTCGTACGATCGAGAATACTTGAAGACATCCGGCTTATATCCGCCGAATGTCGGAGTGAATCGGGGATTTAA
- a CDS encoding tetratricopeptide repeat protein, with protein sequence MLKPRKRITKKELKQDQLVTTYFKAIDFFRNNRKLVSGLATGLAVAILVVFVYMNNRHKSNEEATTELSRVMDLFNGGAYQVAINGDPTRNITGLKTIVDKYGGSDAGEEAKVYLGDCYYYIGDYDNALKYFKDYGGSDRLLDASALAGMAEVYETRGDFEKAAEYYDRAAARDSKNFLAAQYLVGAARNYIKIGKKDRAIDLLTRVQKDFPNSPYAGNVDLYMAQAKVD encoded by the coding sequence ATGCTCAAACCCAGAAAAAGGATTACAAAAAAAGAACTGAAACAGGACCAGCTGGTAACAACCTACTTCAAAGCGATTGACTTCTTTCGAAATAACAGGAAGCTCGTGAGCGGATTGGCCACAGGTCTCGCTGTCGCAATACTTGTAGTGTTTGTATACATGAATAACCGGCACAAAAGTAACGAGGAAGCAACGACGGAACTTTCGAGAGTTATGGACCTGTTCAATGGCGGAGCTTACCAGGTTGCGATAAACGGTGACCCGACTAGAAACATCACGGGCCTCAAAACGATCGTCGATAAGTACGGCGGCTCGGATGCCGGTGAAGAAGCTAAGGTGTATCTGGGTGACTGCTATTATTACATCGGCGATTATGACAACGCGCTGAAATACTTCAAAGATTATGGTGGAAGCGACAGGCTCCTTGACGCTAGCGCGCTTGCGGGTATGGCCGAAGTTTACGAGACCCGCGGAGATTTTGAGAAGGCGGCTGAATACTACGACCGCGCGGCCGCACGAGACTCAAAGAATTTCCTGGCAGCACAGTATCTAGTGGGGGCAGCGAGGAATTACATCAAGATCGGCAAGAAGGACAGGGCAATCGATCTACTGACGCGTGTCCAAAAGGATTTCCCGAATTCTCCTTATGCGGGAAATGTGGATCTTTATATGGCACAGGCAAAGGTGGATTAA
- a CDS encoding YceI family protein: MLRDKMTIIGKFVAAGLIVCTAHTTGFSGTRTVEGDKRQSVVIYHADHFFHSVDGVCKEVTCNVVVDSASDAILSVFISAPVTAFNSGNSSRDTTAMRAIESTKYPRVEFVSDTVRCTSDSTMMVSGKLDFHGVKRKISINVTEAANLHSTVFDGEFHAAFSDFNIERPSLVFIPISDSFGVKFHVVLDQRI; this comes from the coding sequence ATGCTAAGAGACAAGATGACTATTATCGGCAAATTCGTCGCGGCAGGACTGATAGTATGCACAGCCCACACGACAGGATTCAGTGGAACAAGAACGGTCGAGGGAGATAAACGCCAGTCTGTTGTCATCTATCATGCCGATCATTTCTTTCATTCAGTCGACGGCGTATGCAAAGAGGTGACGTGTAATGTTGTTGTCGATAGCGCGTCGGATGCCATCTTGTCCGTCTTCATATCCGCACCTGTGACTGCCTTTAACAGCGGCAACTCAAGTCGGGACACTACGGCGATGCGCGCAATCGAATCGACGAAATATCCTCGTGTGGAATTCGTCAGCGATACGGTTCGTTGCACTTCGGACTCAACCATGATGGTCAGCGGCAAGCTCGACTTTCATGGGGTCAAAAGGAAAATCTCGATCAATGTGACAGAGGCTGCAAATCTGCACAGCACCGTTTTCGACGGTGAGTTTCATGCCGCATTCTCCGATTTCAATATTGAGAGGCCCTCTCTGGTCTTCATTCCGATAAGCGATAGTTTCGGAGTGAAATTCCATGTGGTCTTGGACCAGAGGATTTAG
- the argS gene encoding arginine--tRNA ligase, producing the protein MKDLLKKGIEEALVKSGLSERLSSGQPIEISFEKPKVESHGDLSTNVALLAAKELKMKPRDVAQKIVEVLALDDTLVEKLEIAGPGFINFRFKNAYFLSFLKTVLEHGEEYGRSNPAAGLKTQVEFVSANPTGPLTVGHGRGAVFGDTLANVLEWTGHDVTREYYFNNAGRQMRVLGDSVRLRYLEILGEKIEFPQDYYQGEYIREIAQSLFNENGRNLMDQPAEGIFKDRAEQDIFNDIKKTLSRLGIEFDVFYNENSLYETGKIKEVVAALESVGLAYDKDGAKWFKATAVGGEQDKVILKSTGEPTYRLPDVAYHIEKFRRGFELVIDIFGSDHIATYPDVLLALKSLGYDAEKIKVLIHQFVTILQNGEVVKMSTRKANFITLDELIDWVGADAVRFFFLMRNIGTHLNFDIDLAKKQSEENPVFYLQYAHARIASILRFAVDEGFQTEDILSLGKSGRGNSLLEEKEEIDLAKTLGSFPEVVMAAAATFEPHRIIGYLQEVAEAFHRFYHVHRVVIPDRELASSRLTLCLATRIVLANGFRILGITAPEKM; encoded by the coding sequence ATGAAAGATCTCCTGAAGAAGGGTATAGAAGAGGCTCTTGTCAAATCCGGCTTGTCGGAGCGGCTTTCATCCGGACAGCCGATCGAGATTTCATTCGAGAAACCGAAAGTGGAATCGCACGGCGATCTGTCGACGAATGTGGCGCTCCTCGCTGCTAAGGAGTTGAAGATGAAGCCGCGCGACGTTGCGCAGAAAATCGTCGAGGTCCTCGCGCTGGATGACACATTGGTAGAGAAACTGGAAATCGCCGGACCAGGTTTTATCAATTTCAGATTTAAGAACGCCTATTTCCTTTCATTCCTAAAAACTGTATTGGAACATGGAGAGGAATACGGCAGGTCCAATCCCGCTGCCGGACTGAAGACTCAGGTAGAATTTGTCAGTGCAAATCCTACCGGCCCTTTGACTGTGGGCCACGGGAGAGGAGCCGTGTTTGGCGACACTTTGGCGAATGTCCTCGAATGGACGGGGCATGACGTTACCCGGGAATATTATTTCAACAATGCCGGCCGCCAGATGCGCGTTCTCGGAGATTCGGTCAGGTTAAGATACCTGGAAATTCTCGGCGAGAAGATCGAGTTCCCCCAGGATTACTATCAGGGCGAATACATCCGCGAGATAGCGCAAAGTCTTTTTAATGAGAACGGAAGAAATCTCATGGATCAACCGGCCGAAGGAATATTCAAGGATAGAGCCGAACAAGATATTTTCAACGATATTAAGAAAACCCTCTCGCGGCTCGGCATCGAATTCGATGTCTTTTATAATGAGAATTCGCTTTATGAAACAGGGAAGATTAAGGAGGTTGTCGCGGCACTGGAGTCCGTCGGACTTGCGTACGATAAGGATGGCGCGAAGTGGTTCAAGGCCACTGCAGTCGGCGGCGAACAGGACAAAGTAATACTGAAGAGCACCGGCGAGCCAACGTACAGGCTCCCGGATGTGGCGTATCACATCGAAAAATTTCGGCGCGGGTTCGAACTGGTGATCGATATATTCGGGTCAGATCATATCGCCACATATCCTGACGTCCTCCTCGCGCTGAAGTCCCTCGGTTACGACGCCGAAAAAATCAAGGTCCTCATTCATCAGTTCGTAACGATTCTTCAGAACGGCGAAGTAGTGAAAATGTCGACCAGGAAGGCGAATTTCATTACTCTCGATGAGCTTATTGATTGGGTGGGCGCTGATGCCGTCCGGTTCTTCTTCCTCATGAGAAATATCGGGACTCATCTTAATTTCGATATCGACCTGGCGAAAAAGCAGAGCGAAGAAAATCCCGTCTTCTACCTCCAGTACGCACATGCGAGAATCGCGAGCATATTGAGATTCGCAGTTGACGAGGGATTCCAGACTGAAGATATTCTTTCCCTGGGAAAGTCAGGCCGGGGCAACTCCCTTCTCGAGGAAAAAGAAGAGATCGATCTGGCTAAAACTCTAGGGTCTTTCCCGGAAGTGGTGATGGCAGCAGCGGCTACATTCGAGCCGCATAGGATAATCGGCTATCTCCAGGAAGTTGCTGAGGCGTTTCACAGATTTTACCACGTCCATAGAGTTGTCATACCCGATCGCGAACTTGCCAGTTCGAGACTAACACTCTGCCTCGCGACTAGGATTGTGCTTGCAAACGGATTCAGGATCCTCGGCATAACGGCTCCCGAGAAAATGTAA